The following coding sequences are from one Plectropomus leopardus isolate mb chromosome 10, YSFRI_Pleo_2.0, whole genome shotgun sequence window:
- the rbm44 gene encoding RNA-binding protein 44: LTRAWWSRRGCCPAGTTRWPSPTENRKLFLDSSVFNLVDNHIYLSLTDPKLLGWYLHLCPEDRKIIQDDGGFHHFLQRHPALELSRHHVYVKNTTGANRPAQPIMTSSNHTHDAQSTMSGAKTSRSEMPHAHRDIEVLPNLRETLTLLGCSNSGDASQKHPHEGVCHTKQQIRLQDRFLTAFDSQIPQEANHQTAQTVMGSSHLSEQRPLWQMASNSNSAAVFKDPATLASFSLDVELERCRLGGKPELRSQTAMAQSQCADFTYAEVSQIQPTSEKDSSLEYYSFDSVAVDGTEFSDRSIMQPDELQQVGSPLDQVEENSTVELCQDHMVCGNENTADNDGFRCVEDQSDSFHSIMSDDKSIVICLTSKTVKAHTTGVHSAPVISDSEAQAASSETLKSDSSAVKINTAETSASPLPRASTCVVMVGTERAPRTSAGTQTEDPETADKHVITEVHMADLDYLAEEFIKLSMAQEEHREQKEKRKSLGCSLTKDCDCIQRAQQAELHLLALQYAVCRQHCWRLFCTSAEGGQLPPTPKNPPVNISSVLQKLDSDYSQMRDKIVAGVPLEQLESLSVDSEKITTGARYSPAQIIADVLGDVPTWSSEEQKKPETSEQKCSDNKSRSSCRSQQLWCLTRLKQVKKENSKPRRAVTLVPWDKDVLHKADKPEEKQTTAECNELSTCEAWYDAEEDLEPAGAAAAAETGQESDPTVIAKDVTNKSASEDVKSSVLCVSNLPASVTDSDVMLWFEKYRPSEVSISALKNDLRVAIVILSGVQSAEAAARELNGCCVQGHALHVEHINRAPGGSQNQSQNQNQSQASASIRGPGSSREAAKPQNSRTDSSCTDRKLITQPPLSSGIKNRKVVCISPTAKGTCVPQHYGTMGSFDTLMAELTQRHPDVARQRIVDALMELKDKHQGVLSGLPLRTIREMTSELLSRQPAPRS; encoded by the exons CTAACGCGGGCGTGGTGGAGCCGTCGCGGGTGTTGCCCTGCAGGTACAACACGGTGGCCGAGTCCCA CAGAGAACAGAAAATTATTTCTGGACAG TTCTGTATTTAATTTGGTGGATAACCATATATACCTTTCCTTAACTGACCCCAAGCTGCTGGGTTGGTATCTCCATTTGTGTCCAGAAGACAGGAAGATCATACAAG ATGACGGAGGGTTTCACCACTTCCTGCAAAGACATCCGGCCCTAGAGCTGTCTCGGCATCATGTTTATGTGAAGA ACACCACTGGAGCCAACAGACCTGCGCAGCCGATCATGACATCCAGCAACCACACGCACGACGCGCA ATCTACAATGTCAGGAGCAAAGACAAGCAGATCTG AAATGCCTCATGCACATCGCGACATAGAGGTGCTTCCCAATTTGAGAGAGACATTGACCCTGCTTGGCTGTAGCAACAGTGGGGATGCATCACAAAAACATCCGCATGAGGGAGTCTGCCACACCAAACAGCAAATCCGCCTGCAAGACCGCTTCCTAACAGCCTTTGACAGCCAGATCCCACAGGAAGCAAACCATCAGACCGCCCAAACTGTGATG gGTTCATCCCATCTGAGCGAACAAAGGCCATTATGGCAGATGGCGAGCAATAGCAACAGTGCAGCTGTGTTCAAGGATCCAGCAACCCTGGCAAGCTTCTCTCTGGACGTGGAGCTGGAAAGATGCAGACTGGGGGGAAAGCCAGAGCTCAGGAGCCAGACTGCAATGGCACAAAGCCAGTGTGCTGACTTCACATATGCTGAAGTCAGTCAGATACA GCCAACAAGTGAAAAAGACTCGTCTCTGGAGTACTACAGCTTTGACAGTGTTGCAGTGGATGGTACAGAGTTCAGTGACAGGAGCATCATGCAGCCAGACGAGTTACAACAGGTCGGCTCTCCTTTGGATCAAGTGGAGGAAAACAGCACAGTGGAACTTTGTCAGGATCACATGGTCTGTGGTAACGAGAACACTGCAGATAATGATGGTTTCCGATGCGTCGAAGATCAGAGCGACAGCTTCCACAGCATCATGAGCGACGATAAGAGCATCGTCATCTGTCTGACCAGCAAAACTGTGAAAGCACACACCACCGGGGTTCACTCGGCTCCTGTCATCTCTGACAGTGAAGCGCAGGCAGCCAGCAGTGAGACCTTGAAGTCTGATTCGTCTGCCGTGAAGATTAACACTGCAGAAACATCCGCCTCCCCTCTGCCCCGCGCTTCTACCTGTGTCGTTATGGTCGGCACTGAGCGGGCACCGCGCACGTCAGCTGGCACCCAAACTGAGGATCCAGAAACAGCAGACAAGCATGTTATCACTGAGGTCCACATGGCAGACCTGGACTATCTCGCTGAG GAATTTATCAAACTCAGCATGGCTCAGGAGGAACATAgagagcaaaaagagaaaaggaagag TTTGGGCTGTTCATTGACGAAGGACTGTGACTGTATCCAGCGTGCTCAGCAGGCAGAGCTGCACCTGCTCGCCCTGCAGTACGCCGTGTGCCGACAGCACTGCTGGAGACTCTTCTGCACGTCTGCTGAGGGAGGCCAGCTCCCCCCAAC CCCAAAGAACCCTCCTGTCAACATTTCAAGCGTTCTGCAAAAACTAGACTCCGACTACAGTCAGATGAGGGATAAGATCGTGGCAGGAGTCCCTCTGGAGCAACTTGAGTCTCTGTCTGTTGATTCTGAGAAGATTACCACAGGAGCAAGATACTCCCCTGCACAG ATCATTGCTGATGTCCTTGGAGATGTTCCAACTTG GAGCTCTGAGGAGCAGAAGAAACCTGAAACATCAGAGCAAAAATGTTCTGATAACAAAAGCAGAAGCAGCTGCAGG TCTCAACAGCTTTGGTGTTTGACTCGTCTTAAACAGGTCAAGAAGGAGAACAGCAAACCGAGGAGAGCTGTCACTCTTGTCCCCTGGGACAAAGATGTTCTCCATAAAGCAGACAAGCCAGAAGAAAAGCAGACAA CAGCTGAATGCAATGAGCTCAGCACATGTGAGGCGTGGTACGATGCTGAAGAAGACCTGGAGCCCGCAGGAGCTGCAGCGGCTGCCGAGACGGGACAAGAGTCGGACCCAACCGTGATCGCAAAAGATGTGACGAACA AATCAGCCAGCGAGGACGTCAAGAGCTCCGTCCTCTGTGTTTCCAATCTGCCCGCCAGTGTGACTGAC aGTGATGTGATGCTGTGGTTTGAGAAATACCGTCCCTCTGAAGTCAGCATCAGTGCTTTGAAGAATGATTTGAG AGTTGCCATAGTGATTTTAAGCGGAGTCCAATCTGCCGAGGCTGCAGCGAGAGAGCTGAATGGCTGCTGCGTGCAAGGCCATGCTTTACATGTGGAGCACATCAACAGAGCCCCTGGTGGGAGCCAGAACCAGAgccagaaccagaaccagagcCAGGCTTCAGCCTCCATCAGGGGGCCCGGGTCTTCACGGGAGGCCGCCAAACCACAAAACTCCAGGACTGACTCCAGCTGCACTGACAGAAAG CTGATAACTCAGCCGCCGCTCAGCTCCGGCATCAAGAACAGGAAGGTGGTGTGCATCTCCCCGACAGCGAAGGGAACCTGCGTGCCTCAACACTACGGCACCATGGGCAGCTTCGACACCCTGATGGCAGAGCTGACACAGCGCCACCCCGACGTCGCGAGGCAGAGGATTGTGGACGCTCTGATGGAGCTGAAGGACAAACACCAGGGCGTCCTCAGCGGCCTGCCGCTCAGGACCATCAGGGAGATGACGTCCGAGCTCCTGAGCAGGCAGCCAGCTCCGCGCAGTTAG